GCCGGGTGCCGGTCTTTTCACACGACATTGTTCCCGACTATCTTAGGACCCGGCCGGATCCAATTACGGAACAAAAAATGCTGCAAAACGAACAGAAGGCGGCCAACCTAACAAACGACGCTGCAATGAAACAGGTTACCCAATACAACAAGGTCGTCTCCCACGTCCTCGACATGGTCAGCAAAGCGCGCGAGGAGTGGGAAATCGAGAGCTCCTCGCGCACCGGCATCCAGCAGACGAGTAGCATGGCCGACACGCAGCTTCTGGTGGCCGCCGTGGGAATGGGGAAAGGACTGAAGCTGACCAACTATGGACCCGGGCCTGGCATGATGGTTCCGCCTTCAATTCGAGCACCTTCGCCAATGGGTGGCCCCGCTATGAGTCCCGGCAACGTACAGCAGCAGCTCGGAAAGGCGCCATCGGCTGTGAAAACGAACATCAAGTCCGCCAATCAAGTACATCCGTTCTCTCGATAGAAAAACCCGCAGTTTATTGGCTATAATCGGTTCCATGTGGCGGAATGTGTCGTCGTAATAAGTTATATATCTCTAATTCTAAAACTATGATTAAGCAAACATAAACATGAACAAATTCAAATGGATCGTCTCCTCCGACTCAGACTTCCTTGGTTTCTGGCTGTGCGTGCTTCTCGTTGATGAGAATCTCGTGCAGCTTAATATCTTTCGGCGTGGAGGTATCCATCAGCTCCAGGCACAGCGCCCGTGCGCCATCCTTTAGCTTGGTCATGCGCCGCACAATTCCAATAAACTTCTGACCCAGCGACAGTTGGCGGAATCGAACGCAGTTTTCCATGCTCCATACCACATCAGTCAGTTGTATGCCTGAGAAGAAATTGTTTTAAGTTTATAAAGCCCAAATGCTGAAGTTCCTTTCTACTTGCCATATAGTTGTGCTGGCAGTGCCATCTTGGGCAGCTTTCTTAACTCTGGATTTAGGGTTTTCAGTTGATCACAGGCAATTACTCCATCGTCGCCCACGTCGACGAAGCGCACGTGTATAATCTCATCGTAAATCTTGTGAATACTTACGCTGCAAGATAATCAGGATTAGATGAATACGTTTCTCTGCAAGACCTCAACTACTTCTTACCGATGGTACACGCCTTCGGAGTCAGGAGCAGCGTAGGCCTCTCCAATGGCCAGTTGTGAGGGCAGGACTCCCTTGGCTGCAGGTTGTTGGCAATGCTCTTGTAAATTCTTCATCAAAGTCTGCAGCTGGTTATAACATTTATAAGGTTGAACCTGCGGTACAATCGCACATTAAATTCAAGTCATTAATTTGCTATTAATAGACTAACCGCAAAGTGACCGGGATTGATGGAGAGGGCAACGCGCACCTCGAAATAGGCACCCACAGCCGGAATTGCCTCATAATCCTTGAGCATGAGCGACGAGAAGGTGCTGGCTCCCGATCTGGCGGATGGTGTCTTTTGTGGCGTCACCGGGGGTGTGGTAGCGACCaggtcgctgctgctgctctgacTGGAGAGCACGGAGCTGAAGCTACCGCGTCTGGGCAGCTGGACATTGGAGCTCTGGAGCGTATGATCATACTTCTCCGGATGAATGGAGCTGTGCGGGTGGGGAATCGAGGGTGGGGCGGGAACATGCCAGATTGGGGGAGGAGGGTCAATTGTTGGTTTCATGGTTTAAAAAATCTGATTGCTTTCGGGCTTATTGGGTAGAACAGTAATGTGGCAACTTATGAGTATATTTTCCATATTATATACAAAGATGTGCATGACTTAGGGTTAGCTTACATAAGGTTTTTTCGGGGTTTTTTCGTTAACGTAGATCGAATTTGTGTTAGCGATAACTTATCAAGTCAGTTCCAGTTTATTGAAGCACTAATAGAGACAGCATTAACCAAAGGATCAATTATATTGTTAATATTAACTTATAGGGCACCAGTCACAATTCATATGTCGTTGATTAAGGAGCTTGATGACGATGTGATTAGATGACATTGACCATAATGATATAGAATGAATAGACATTGCACAAAAGCTTTAATGAAACCACTTACCTAGCCATCTCAAACTCCAGGCGAAGGCCTATATTCACGCACATATACATGGACTCCGGGTCCTCACGGATGAATACGTTTACCAAAGGCTTTGCACCATCCTTGGCCACAACCTTTAGCTGCGGGAGAAGGTGTTACGGGTTAGACATGCTTTCAACACATCCCTTCATATAGAACACTTACCAGAGCTTCGGTGCGCGATGGTATCAGACCTCGCAGGCGACCCAGCATCTGACCCGCGATCTCTGGAACGTCGTGCAGGCGAACGGGTATGGCCTGTGGCGGGAACGTAGCCAGAGCTCTGTTGTTAGCCTCCAGGCGGTAGATATTAGAGATGTGCGTCTTACGCTGCCGTCCATCGTCCACGTAGTAGACATCGAAAGTCTCTTCCTCCGGATTGAGTGGTCTGGTGACCAGCCGACCGCGGAACCACTGCTTCACGCCATTGACAGACTCGTCGCACACAAAAATATGGCGGTCGTGGAGCAGATCGGAATAACTAACTCGGTCCTGCGCGCCCAAATCAGCCACAGTTTGCGCAATACTGCGCTCCACAAACTTAAAGTCATCATTGCGTAGCAGCACCATTAGATCACCATCATCGTTGATGTGAGACACAAGAATAGGAGTGGTCTTGCCGATCTTCTTCTCGTCACATAGCGAAGGTGCCGGTGTGCACTTGGTTATCCTGCTCGCAACCAGATCGTTTAAATGAATGTCCTCAGCCGTGGAGGTATCATACAGCGTGGCCACCAAGCACGCCCGCCGCTTACCGTTCTCCACCACCCCCTGCGCGGCTCCACCCAGTTCCAAGAACTGCTTCTCGGTGGTGAGCACATGGGCGACAACCGTCTGGCCATCCAGCTCCTTCGTTAACACTTGCTGAGCGTGCGGATGATCCTCAAACTTATCCAAGGCGTACATGCTGAGGCACACGGCCTGGGCCGGGAGCACCATGAACTGTGGTGGACACTGGAATAGATCTTCAAAGTGAAACATTGCCACATCGCCAAAGTCCACAAAGTGGCAACGGCACGAACAGGTCTCCTCATCGACGGAAATCACACGCACACGATTCCAGCCATCGGGAATCTCCACCAGATACACTTCCTGAACATGAGGTTTTAATACCTTTTGTCGGAAAAGCGGAGACTCCATTTGTCGTCCCATATGCTTCGTGAGTTCTTCAAAGTTTGCGATCTGATCGATCATTCGAGCCCACACTCGCTTGGTGGAGTCGCAGTAGCTGATGAACATGTTCCAGTCGTGCGATCCTCCTTCGCTGGACTGCCATGGCAGCACCAGCTGTGGCAGGGTGTTCGTGCTGATGCGGACCGGCTCCGGTGACCCAGGATCGTTGGCAAACAATATGATCCTTGGATCAATGCCGTGCTCAACGCGAATTTTATTCGACTCGATTATCAAATCGTACCAGTGACTGGGCAGGTGTTGCCGGAAGGTGCTGCCGTACCAATCCTCCAGCTTGTGACCCAATATGCCATGTGGGTATTTCAACAGCTCCTTGTACAATCCGTCGATAAACTCTGCATCGCTAAAGGTGCAGGCAGAGCGCTTTAAGTGGGACTCGGCATGCTGGATACGCTGGATGGCGATCTGTGCTGTGCGCTGGCATGCAGTCTCGTTATCAGCGAACTCCTGCGGATAGCT
This sequence is a window from Drosophila teissieri strain GT53w chromosome 2R, Prin_Dtei_1.1, whole genome shotgun sequence. Protein-coding genes within it:
- the LOC122612406 gene encoding tudor domain-containing protein 7 isoform X3 gives rise to the protein MEQQEEILMHVAKVVRALITSAKPPVELRSIVKDYMDVEGEPMPFRRMGYSNPQELLQDTEEFNFNCYGNQVFITAKYNAKTEHIARLVRQQKSSKSRSISKPTPAAQRAQSQKTNYGSNFNNYQHQNKQQSYQQPQDRYCQKQPQYWQPNYFQQQQQEQQLQQQQAQQLQQQYYQQAQQKQQAQQQYYQRTEQRRKKELELQEQAKRNWNRQKEEEQRRKKELELQEQAKRNKEIKEAAERVKQAKANQEQDLKEIIEQELRAKIKKIEEEFSEQLQTIKKNQEQELKRLRNELKEQDQAQRTKEVEEQTRVEKDNRVQAQEVTMRAAKLDQEKILVTIANNKAPAMNGHGANHVKANGQAKYNDGKPPLRAILGNSASQRQQDTSSVFHTPESTFKRPLHPRVMHPGQPRSTGVSVNHRLKVTPQADALTPAGAPITPPASPENAQTTSAAKAPYKEDSLRVNGGQVQTGKVVTKPKAKVPLKFDPSFDPVSTLNHYCEANDFEKPAYNIFNKPPHLHCSVRIAGDVYSSYPQEFADNETACQRTAQIAIQRIQHAESHLKRSACTFSDAEFIDGLYKELLKYPHGILGHKLEDWYGSTFRQHLPSHWYDLIIESNKIRVEHGIDPRIILFANDPGSPEPVRISTNTLPQLVLPWQSSEGGSHDWNMFISYCDSTKRVWARMIDQIANFEELTKHMGRQMESPLFRQKVLKPHVQEVYLVEIPDGWNRVRVISVDEETCSCRCHFVDFGDVAMFHFEDLFQCPPQFMVLPAQAVCLSMYALDKFEDHPHAQQVLTKELDGQTVVAHVLTTEKQFLELGGAAQGVVENGKRRACLVATLYDTSTAEDIHLNDLVASRITKCTPAPSLCDEKKIGKTTPILVSHINDDGDLMVLLRNDDFKFVERSIAQTVADLGAQDRVSYSDLLHDRHIFVCDESVNGVKQWFRGRLVTRPLNPEEETFDVYYVDDGRQRKTHISNIYRLEANNRALATFPPQAIPVRLHDVPEIAGQMLGRLRGLIPSRTEALLKVVAKDGAKPLVNVFIREDPESMYMCVNIGLRLEFEMASSIHPEKYDHTLQSSNVQLPRRGSFSSVLSSQSSSSDLVATTPPVTPQKTPSARSGASTFSSLMLKDYEAIPAVGAYFEVRVALSINPGHFAVQPYKCYNQLQTLMKNLQEHCQQPAAKGVLPSQLAIGEAYAAPDSEGVYHRVSIHKIYDEIIHVRFVDVGDDGVIACDQLKTLNPELRKLPKMALPAQLYGIQLTDVVWSMENCVRFRQLSLGQKFIGIVRRMTKLKDGARALCLELMDTSTPKDIKLHEILINEKHAQPETKEV
- the LOC122612406 gene encoding tudor domain-containing protein 7 isoform X2 → MEQQEEILMHVAKVVRALITSAKPPVELRSIVKDYMDVEGEPMPFRRMGYSNPQELLQDTEEFNFNCYGNQVFITAKYNAKTEHIARLVRQQKSSKSRSISKPTPAAQRAQSQKTNYGSNFNNYQHQNKQQSYQQPQDRYCQKQPQYWQPNYFQQQQQEQQLQQQQAQQLQQQYYQQAQQKQQAQQQYYQRTEQRRKKELELQEQAKRNWNRQKEEEQRRKKELEQQEQAKRNKEIKEAAERVKQAKANQEQDLKEIIEQELRAKIKKIEEEFSEQLQTIKKNQEQELKRLRNELKEQDQAQRTKEVEEQTRVEKDNRVQAQEVTMRAAKLDQEKILVTIANNKAPAMNGHGANHVKANGQAKYNDGKPPLRAILGNSASQRQQDTSSVFHTPESTFKRPLHPRVMHPGQPRSTGVSVNHRLKVTPQADALTPAGAPITPPASPENAQTTSAAKAPYKEDSLRVNGGQVQTGKVVTKPKAKVPLKFDPSFDPVSTLNHYCEANDFEKPAYNIFNKPPHLHCSVRIAGDVYSSYPQEFADNETACQRTAQIAIQRIQHAESHLKRSACTFSDAEFIDGLYKELLKYPHGILGHKLEDWYGSTFRQHLPSHWYDLIIESNKIRVEHGIDPRIILFANDPGSPEPVRISTNTLPQLVLPWQSSEGGSHDWNMFISYCDSTKRVWARMIDQIANFEELTKHMGRQMESPLFRQKVLKPHVQEVYLVEIPDGWNRVRVISVDEETCSCRCHFVDFGDVAMFHFEDLFQCPPQFMVLPAQAVCLSMYALDKFEDHPHAQQVLTKELDGQTVVAHVLTTEKQFLELGGAAQGVVENGKRRACLVATLYDTSTAEDIHLNDLVASRITKCTPAPSLCDEKKIGKTTPILVSHINDDGDLMVLLRNDDFKFVERSIAQTVADLGAQDRVSYSDLLHDRHIFVCDESVNGVKQWFRGRLVTRPLNPEEETFDVYYVDDGRQRKTHISNIYRLEANNRALATFPPQAIPVRLHDVPEIAGQMLGRLRGLIPSRTEALLKVVAKDGAKPLVNVFIREDPESMYMCVNIGLRLEFEMASSIHPEKYDHTLQSSNVQLPRRGSFSSVLSSQSSSSDLVATTPPVTPQKTPSARSGASTFSSLMLKDYEAIPAVGAYFEVRVALSINPGHFAVQPYKCYNQLQTLMKNLQEHCQQPAAKGVLPSQLAIGEAYAAPDSEGVYHRVSIHKIYDEIIHVRFVDVGDDGVIACDQLKTLNPELRKLPKMALPAQLYGIQLTDVVWSMENCVRFRQLSLGQKFIGIVRRMTKLKDGARALCLELMDTSTPKDIKLHEILINEKHAQPETKEV
- the LOC122612406 gene encoding tudor domain-containing protein 7 isoform X1, which produces MEQQEEILMHVAKVVRALITSAKPPVELRSIVKDYMDVEGEPMPFRRMGYSNPQELLQDTEEFNFNCYGNQVFITAKYNAKTEHIARLVRQQKSSKSRSISKPTPAAQRAQSQKTNYGSNFNNYQHQNKQQSYQQPQDRYCQKQPQYWQPNYFQQQQQEQQLQQQQAQQLQQQYYQQAQQKQQAQQQYYQRTEQRRKKELELQEQAKRNWNRQKEEEQRRKKELELQEQAKRNWNRQKEEEQRRKKELEQQEQAKRNKEIKEAAERVKQAKANQEQDLKEIIEQELRAKIKKIEEEFSEQLQTIKKNQEQELKRLRNELKEQDQAQRTKEVEEQTRVEKDNRVQAQEVTMRAAKLDQEKILVTIANNKAPAMNGHGANHVKANGQAKYNDGKPPLRAILGNSASQRQQDTSSVFHTPESTFKRPLHPRVMHPGQPRSTGVSVNHRLKVTPQADALTPAGAPITPPASPENAQTTSAAKAPYKEDSLRVNGGQVQTGKVVTKPKAKVPLKFDPSFDPVSTLNHYCEANDFEKPAYNIFNKPPHLHCSVRIAGDVYSSYPQEFADNETACQRTAQIAIQRIQHAESHLKRSACTFSDAEFIDGLYKELLKYPHGILGHKLEDWYGSTFRQHLPSHWYDLIIESNKIRVEHGIDPRIILFANDPGSPEPVRISTNTLPQLVLPWQSSEGGSHDWNMFISYCDSTKRVWARMIDQIANFEELTKHMGRQMESPLFRQKVLKPHVQEVYLVEIPDGWNRVRVISVDEETCSCRCHFVDFGDVAMFHFEDLFQCPPQFMVLPAQAVCLSMYALDKFEDHPHAQQVLTKELDGQTVVAHVLTTEKQFLELGGAAQGVVENGKRRACLVATLYDTSTAEDIHLNDLVASRITKCTPAPSLCDEKKIGKTTPILVSHINDDGDLMVLLRNDDFKFVERSIAQTVADLGAQDRVSYSDLLHDRHIFVCDESVNGVKQWFRGRLVTRPLNPEEETFDVYYVDDGRQRKTHISNIYRLEANNRALATFPPQAIPVRLHDVPEIAGQMLGRLRGLIPSRTEALLKVVAKDGAKPLVNVFIREDPESMYMCVNIGLRLEFEMASSIHPEKYDHTLQSSNVQLPRRGSFSSVLSSQSSSSDLVATTPPVTPQKTPSARSGASTFSSLMLKDYEAIPAVGAYFEVRVALSINPGHFAVQPYKCYNQLQTLMKNLQEHCQQPAAKGVLPSQLAIGEAYAAPDSEGVYHRVSIHKIYDEIIHVRFVDVGDDGVIACDQLKTLNPELRKLPKMALPAQLYGIQLTDVVWSMENCVRFRQLSLGQKFIGIVRRMTKLKDGARALCLELMDTSTPKDIKLHEILINEKHAQPETKEV
- the LOC122612408 gene encoding mediator of RNA polymerase II transcription subunit 8, which translates into the protein MQRDEKLFELTLETVLQRLNDLKLAVLSMIQKLELEYETINWPTFLDNFAIISSHLTGLTKILAKEQCPPLRNRTVLPLLVSMDRDDTLINITEGRVPVFSHDIVPDYLRTRPDPITEQKMLQNEQKAANLTNDAAMKQVTQYNKVVSHVLDMVSKAREEWEIESSSRTGIQQTSSMADTQLLVAAVGMGKGLKLTNYGPGPGMMVPPSIRAPSPMGGPAMSPGNVQQQLGKAPSAVKTNIKSANQVHPFSR